One Thalassotalea atypica DNA window includes the following coding sequences:
- the dapF gene encoding diaminopimelate epimerase — MLVNFSKMHGLGNDFMVLDNVTQNVYLPNDQIKLLAHRNFGIGFDQLLVVEPPYDPDLDFHYRIFNADGSEVGQCGNGARCFARFVRSKGLTNRNKIKVSTQAGKMTLFVERDGNISVNMPTPQLEPSHIPFIAKKAEGTYILRCEEQTVLCGAVSMGNPHCVVTVDNIKDAPIDTLGKELSTHERFPNDVNVGFMEVVSPDFIKLRVYERGVGETLACGSGACAAVVIGQIQKKLAKQVTVELPGGRLRIFWKGQGHPVKMSGPAVQVFDGQIHI; from the coding sequence ATGCTTGTAAACTTCTCAAAAATGCACGGCTTAGGTAACGACTTTATGGTCCTTGATAACGTTACCCAGAATGTTTATTTGCCCAACGATCAAATTAAACTGTTAGCCCACCGTAATTTTGGTATTGGCTTTGACCAATTGCTTGTGGTTGAGCCGCCATACGACCCCGATTTAGATTTTCACTATCGGATATTCAATGCCGACGGTAGCGAAGTTGGGCAATGTGGTAACGGTGCTCGTTGTTTTGCGCGTTTTGTACGTAGCAAAGGGTTGACTAACAGAAACAAAATTAAGGTTTCAACGCAAGCAGGGAAAATGACCTTGTTTGTGGAACGAGATGGCAATATTTCCGTTAATATGCCAACACCACAGCTCGAGCCAAGCCACATCCCCTTTATAGCAAAAAAAGCCGAAGGTACCTACATTTTAAGGTGTGAAGAGCAAACAGTGCTTTGTGGAGCTGTTTCAATGGGAAATCCTCATTGTGTGGTCACTGTTGACAACATCAAAGATGCACCGATCGACACATTGGGTAAAGAATTATCAACGCATGAGCGCTTTCCAAATGACGTTAATGTTGGCTTTATGGAAGTGGTTTCACCAGATTTTATTAAATTACGTGTCTACGAGCGCGGTGTCGGTGAAACATTGGCTTGTGGTAGTGGTGCTTGTGCGGCGGTTGTTATCGGACAAATACAGAAAAAATTGGCGAAACAAGTCACGGTCGAGTTACCCGGTGGCAGATTAAGAATATTCTGGAAGGGACAGGGGCATCCAGTTAAGATGTCAGGCCCTGCCGTTCAAGTTTTTGATGGACAAATACATATATGA
- the hemC gene encoding hydroxymethylbilane synthase — MTTATVRIATRKSALALWQAEYVKAQLEHFHPGINVELVPMTTKGDIILDTPLAKVGGKGLFVKELEVAMLENRADIAVHSMKDVPVEFPEGLGLEVICPREDPRDAFVSNTFENFDDLPQGAIVGTSSLRRMCQLKAMRPDLDIRDLRGNVNTRLKKLDEGQYDAIILAAAGLIRLEMPERIKSYIEPETMLPANGQGAVGIECRTDDDTIKALIAPLECKETRVRVLAERAMNRALEGGCQVPIGSYATVNGDEIYLRGLVGATDGSTILHDEVTGPCTDGEKLGLDLAKKLLEQGADEILKQVYEQ, encoded by the coding sequence ATGACAACCGCAACTGTGCGCATTGCAACCAGAAAAAGCGCTTTAGCGTTATGGCAAGCTGAATATGTAAAAGCACAATTAGAGCATTTTCATCCCGGCATTAATGTCGAACTTGTGCCTATGACCACCAAAGGTGACATAATTTTGGATACCCCTTTAGCAAAGGTCGGCGGAAAAGGCTTATTTGTTAAAGAACTCGAAGTAGCCATGTTGGAAAACCGCGCTGATATTGCCGTACATTCGATGAAAGATGTACCGGTTGAATTTCCTGAAGGATTGGGCTTGGAAGTGATTTGCCCACGTGAAGACCCACGTGATGCATTTGTGTCAAACACGTTTGAAAATTTTGATGATTTGCCACAAGGTGCAATTGTTGGCACCTCGAGTTTACGCCGCATGTGCCAATTAAAAGCAATGCGTCCAGACCTAGATATTCGAGATCTTCGCGGCAACGTCAATACCCGACTTAAAAAGCTAGACGAAGGACAATACGATGCCATTATCTTAGCTGCTGCTGGGTTAATTCGTCTTGAAATGCCTGAGCGCATTAAAAGCTATATCGAACCTGAAACTATGTTGCCAGCCAATGGCCAAGGTGCGGTAGGGATAGAGTGTCGTACCGATGACGACACAATAAAAGCCTTAATTGCTCCACTAGAATGTAAAGAAACACGGGTAAGAGTATTGGCTGAGCGCGCTATGAATCGCGCTTTAGAAGGTGGCTGCCAGGTTCCTATTGGCAGCTACGCCACTGTTAATGGTGATGAGATTTACCTGCGCGGTTTAGTTGGTGCAACTGATGGTAGTACAATTCTTCATGATGAAGTGACGGGTCCATGTACTGACGGTGAAAAACTAGGCTTAGACCTAGCGAAAAAACTATTAGAGCAAGGTGCCGATGAAATCTTAAAACAGGTTTATGAGCAATAA
- the lysA gene encoding diaminopimelate decarboxylase: protein MDYFNRKEDSLYAESCSVSELVKQHQTPLYVYSRATIERHWHAFDRAAGSMPHLVCYAVKANSNIAILNVLARLGSGFDIVSQGELARVIAAGGDPKKVVFSGVAKKSSEIAFALKHQIYCFNIESEAELYRINEVAQSLNVIAPISFRVNPDVDAGTHPYISTGLKENKFGIAIDEAPTLYQQAKALSHIAIKGVDCHIGSQLTEVKPFLDALDRVLVLIDTLKDNDIALSHIDVGGGLGVNYDQEQPPHPQEYAEAIAKKLQGYPHTLIFEPGRAIMANAGILVTEVEFLKTNQDKHFAIVDAAMNDLIRPSLYQAWQNIIPVEVNHEAESKSYDVVGPVCETGDFLGKERTLAIATGDLLAVRSAGAYGFTMSSNYNSRPRAAEVLVDGEQSHLIRQRESVEQLWLGEQLLP from the coding sequence GTGGACTATTTCAATCGAAAAGAAGATAGCCTTTACGCCGAAAGCTGTTCAGTGAGTGAGCTCGTCAAACAGCACCAAACGCCACTTTATGTATATTCACGCGCCACTATTGAGCGCCATTGGCATGCATTTGATAGGGCCGCAGGTAGTATGCCCCACCTTGTTTGTTATGCGGTGAAAGCAAACAGTAATATTGCGATACTGAATGTATTAGCGCGCTTAGGTTCTGGGTTTGATATTGTTTCGCAAGGTGAGCTTGCTCGTGTTATTGCTGCCGGGGGCGATCCGAAAAAGGTCGTTTTCTCAGGTGTTGCGAAAAAATCGAGCGAAATTGCGTTTGCACTAAAGCATCAAATTTATTGTTTTAATATTGAATCGGAGGCAGAGCTCTATCGTATCAATGAGGTTGCTCAATCTCTTAACGTAATTGCACCCATTTCTTTTCGTGTAAATCCCGATGTCGATGCGGGTACTCATCCTTATATTTCAACAGGGTTAAAAGAAAACAAGTTTGGCATTGCGATTGATGAAGCGCCAACCCTATACCAACAAGCTAAAGCGTTATCGCATATTGCTATTAAAGGTGTTGATTGTCATATTGGCTCGCAATTGACCGAAGTAAAACCTTTTTTAGATGCACTAGATCGTGTTTTAGTCTTAATTGATACCTTAAAAGACAATGATATAGCGCTCAGTCATATTGACGTTGGTGGTGGTTTGGGGGTCAATTACGATCAAGAGCAGCCGCCACACCCTCAAGAATATGCCGAAGCCATTGCCAAAAAACTTCAAGGCTATCCTCATACACTGATTTTTGAGCCGGGTCGTGCGATCATGGCAAACGCAGGTATTCTAGTGACTGAAGTAGAATTTCTAAAAACAAACCAAGATAAACATTTTGCCATTGTCGATGCCGCCATGAATGACCTAATTAGGCCGTCCTTATACCAAGCTTGGCAAAATATTATCCCGGTTGAGGTCAATCACGAGGCAGAGTCAAAAAGTTATGATGTTGTAGGCCCAGTCTGCGAAACCGGTGATTTTTTAGGTAAAGAAAGGACATTGGCCATTGCGACTGGCGATTTACTAGCGGTTCGATCCGCAGGGGCCTATGGATTTACCATGAGTTCAAATTATAATAGCAGACCTCGAGCTGCTGAAGTGCTAGTTGATGGCGAGCAAAGCCACTTAATTAGACAAAGAGAGAGCGTTGAGCAATTATGGCTTGGTGAACAGCTACTTCCTTAA
- a CDS encoding DUF484 family protein encodes MSEQNTIHSDDSPLTDELVVSFLQDNPDFFNRNPALVTQLRIADSHRGTVSLVERQQQQLRQKVHGLEEEITHLMSMANQNEKLFHVYSNVYIELLDCKTTKALLDKLQGATVDLLALAEFKLWLSEDVDETHESIINTDCRSLMQTRLEKDEYYFGRLQQAEYDQLFSNSGNGSVVLIKLIHDTRTLGFIAFRSEDAEHFDPRMDTLLLSQFKRLVSKLLAQKLLDN; translated from the coding sequence ATGAGCGAACAAAACACAATCCATTCGGATGACAGCCCGTTGACAGACGAATTGGTGGTCAGCTTTTTACAAGATAACCCCGATTTCTTTAATCGAAACCCTGCGTTAGTCACGCAATTACGTATCGCTGATAGCCATCGTGGCACCGTCTCATTAGTAGAGCGTCAACAGCAGCAGTTGCGACAAAAAGTGCATGGTTTAGAAGAAGAAATTACGCATTTAATGTCGATGGCTAATCAAAACGAGAAACTTTTTCATGTTTACTCTAATGTTTATATAGAACTTTTGGATTGTAAAACAACGAAAGCGTTATTGGATAAATTGCAAGGCGCAACCGTTGATTTATTAGCATTAGCTGAATTTAAATTATGGCTCAGCGAGGATGTTGATGAAACACATGAAAGTATCATCAACACAGATTGCCGTAGCTTGATGCAAACACGTTTAGAAAAAGACGAGTATTATTTTGGCCGATTACAACAAGCTGAGTACGACCAGTTATTTTCAAATTCAGGCAATGGCTCAGTTGTTTTAATTAAATTAATTCATGACACTCGAACTCTAGGCTTTATCGCCTTTAGGAGTGAAGATGCCGAACATTTTGATCCACGCATGGATACGTTATTGCTGAGTCAATTTAAACGTTTAGTCTCAAAGTTACTTGCACAGAAATTATTGGACAACTAA
- a CDS encoding uroporphyrinogen-III synthase translates to MSNKHYKVLITRPESQGRALAKTLSQEGFDAVCAPLFNYQPLTSKQSYYNVLETNPDIIIFVSVAAVEYAHQTVPLSHWPSCTVLAVGQATKNKLISLGISTVISPEIQTSEGLLELSELSHPHNRNIIIVRGNGGRELIAESLRGRGAQVHYIESYQRRWIEQPEDICHQWQQLNVNCIVITSNEILQSVVQLTKNKEYFWQHSCLWIVASERIAKNASALGLQNVFCAYGASDEAILGALHNMEQAHDREKNINGQ, encoded by the coding sequence ATGAGCAATAAACACTACAAGGTACTGATCACGCGACCCGAATCACAGGGTCGCGCCTTAGCTAAAACATTAAGCCAAGAAGGCTTTGACGCTGTTTGCGCGCCACTATTTAATTACCAACCGTTAACGTCTAAACAAAGTTATTACAATGTTTTGGAAACAAATCCAGATATTATTATCTTTGTCAGTGTGGCAGCAGTTGAATACGCACATCAAACTGTACCTTTATCACATTGGCCTAGTTGCACCGTATTAGCTGTTGGCCAAGCAACAAAGAACAAATTGATATCCTTGGGTATTAGCACCGTCATTAGCCCTGAAATTCAAACGAGTGAAGGCTTACTTGAATTAAGCGAATTATCTCATCCCCACAATCGCAATATCATTATTGTCAGAGGTAACGGCGGCCGCGAACTGATCGCTGAAAGTTTGCGAGGGCGAGGTGCACAAGTCCATTATATTGAAAGTTATCAACGACGTTGGATTGAACAACCGGAAGATATTTGTCATCAATGGCAACAACTTAATGTTAATTGTATTGTTATTACCAGTAACGAAATTCTGCAAAGCGTTGTACAATTAACAAAGAATAAAGAATATTTTTGGCAACACAGTTGTTTATGGATCGTTGCCAGTGAACGTATCGCAAAGAACGCCTCGGCGTTAGGACTACAAAACGTATTTTGCGCTTATGGTGCATCTGATGAGGCAATTCTAGGTGCCTTGCACAACATGGAACAAGCTCATGACAGAGAAAAAAACATCAACGGTCAGTGA
- a CDS encoding sensor domain-containing diguanylate cyclase, producing MEKHIGMSAVQERVLYPLLFAVTLGIIGALLNTLSFPFLPQVQLIFGNAAFVIVAMRLKPSYALISALIAATPLYFIWGHPFGFITFGLEALVISYARSKGVYIFFADIFYWLIIGMPLSALFIWLNNPQGDVYWVFITLKQGFNAILYTTIATLLAFFIDRYTKFGWEQQPNIVRSLRKQLIHSIVLITTFAVVASTLFISQGVIQYSQRNMVSILENSAVRYANVANLYIDNQIKVIQNTSRILSDQPLAQQQHVLNNVQQEFSGFITMLVADSSGKVTAASPDKLQTLIQTTDTWVTDRPYFIEAMKSQALYMSDVFQGRGFGDDIIVAISAPIYQDGNISGIIEGSIDLGQINELTTLIFENKHVNLVVTDHKDKVIFSSEGLSLVPLEPFTFEKVDDASTHPRLRINNSTGEEYAFIVKQLDTGWHVYSLINYDVTIAEIEREYMVIFVSLMITLIFASIIANLFGRRLTRSLNFIIKQIRKYDDDQIEQFQPLYLDASIEVKELYNEFKANKAEMAKYQLHLEEQVKIRTGELNSANEKLKSLALVDSLTQVNNRRFLDTNFTYIQKSAQRNTALMAVVMLDLDHFKVLNDTYGHLAGDECLIKIAGLLRDEFSRETDCVVRFGGEEFLIVVPYVTVAAIKQKLDALRQHIEHQQFTDSEGQSFSVTASFGALIADADFSTDVIKWVKIADRCLYQAKDNGRNTIVIEDKISRAN from the coding sequence ATGGAAAAACACATTGGCATGTCCGCGGTGCAAGAAAGAGTTTTATATCCACTTCTTTTTGCTGTAACACTTGGCATTATCGGCGCATTACTCAATACACTGTCATTTCCGTTCCTGCCACAAGTTCAGCTTATTTTTGGCAATGCTGCTTTCGTCATTGTTGCCATGCGCTTAAAACCCTCTTATGCATTAATTTCTGCGCTTATAGCAGCTACACCGTTATACTTTATTTGGGGACACCCTTTCGGTTTTATCACCTTTGGCCTCGAAGCATTGGTTATTTCCTACGCACGCAGTAAAGGTGTATATATATTTTTTGCCGATATTTTCTATTGGCTCATCATTGGTATGCCACTTTCAGCATTGTTTATATGGCTGAACAATCCACAAGGTGATGTGTACTGGGTGTTTATCACCTTAAAACAAGGATTTAATGCCATCCTTTATACCACTATTGCGACCTTACTCGCTTTCTTTATAGATCGGTACACAAAGTTTGGTTGGGAGCAGCAACCTAATATTGTTAGAAGTTTACGTAAACAACTCATTCACTCCATTGTTTTGATTACCACATTTGCCGTGGTGGCTTCGACTTTATTTATCAGCCAAGGCGTTATTCAATACTCACAACGCAACATGGTGTCAATATTAGAAAATAGCGCTGTTAGATACGCCAATGTAGCCAATTTGTACATCGACAACCAAATTAAAGTTATTCAAAACACAAGTCGAATATTAAGTGACCAACCATTGGCGCAGCAACAGCACGTGCTAAACAATGTCCAACAAGAGTTCTCGGGCTTTATCACTATGTTAGTGGCTGACAGCTCAGGCAAAGTAACAGCTGCAAGTCCAGATAAATTACAAACACTTATCCAGACAACGGATACTTGGGTTACCGATCGCCCTTACTTTATCGAAGCAATGAAAAGCCAAGCACTATATATGTCAGACGTTTTTCAAGGGAGAGGATTTGGCGACGACATCATCGTCGCCATAAGCGCACCTATTTATCAAGATGGTAATATCTCTGGCATCATAGAAGGGTCTATTGATTTAGGGCAAATCAATGAGTTAACTACACTTATTTTTGAAAATAAGCATGTAAATTTGGTGGTGACCGATCACAAAGATAAGGTGATTTTTTCCTCCGAAGGGCTATCATTAGTGCCATTGGAACCATTTACCTTTGAGAAAGTTGACGATGCCTCTACTCATCCACGCCTGCGTATAAACAATAGCACTGGAGAAGAATACGCCTTCATAGTAAAACAATTAGATACCGGCTGGCATGTTTATAGCCTAATTAATTATGACGTGACCATAGCTGAGATTGAACGAGAGTATATGGTCATCTTCGTCAGTTTGATGATTACACTGATTTTTGCCTCGATTATCGCTAACTTATTTGGTCGGAGATTGACTCGTTCATTGAACTTTATCATCAAGCAAATTAGAAAATACGATGATGATCAGATTGAACAGTTTCAACCTCTATATTTGGACGCTTCAATTGAGGTGAAAGAACTATATAACGAGTTTAAAGCCAACAAGGCAGAAATGGCGAAGTACCAATTGCACTTAGAAGAGCAAGTCAAAATTAGAACCGGTGAGCTCAACAGCGCCAATGAAAAATTGAAAAGTTTGGCTTTGGTCGATAGCCTCACACAAGTGAATAATCGTCGCTTCTTAGATACTAACTTCACTTATATCCAAAAATCGGCACAGCGCAATACCGCGCTTATGGCTGTAGTAATGTTGGACTTAGATCATTTTAAAGTCCTAAATGATACTTACGGCCATTTGGCAGGTGATGAGTGCTTAATAAAAATTGCAGGATTGCTCAGAGATGAATTTTCACGGGAAACCGATTGCGTAGTTAGGTTTGGTGGCGAAGAGTTTCTTATTGTTGTCCCTTATGTCACTGTCGCTGCAATAAAGCAAAAGCTTGACGCATTAAGGCAACACATAGAACATCAGCAGTTCACAGATTCAGAAGGGCAATCATTCTCTGTTACGGCGAGTTTCGGAGCGCTCATTGCGGATGCTGATTTTAGTACCGATGTTATTAAATGGGTGAAAATTGCCGATCGATGCCTCTACCAAGCAAAAGATAACGGAAGAAACACGATCGTAATTGAAGACAAAATATCTAGGGCAAATTAA
- the fre gene encoding NAD(P)H-flavin reductase, whose amino-acid sequence MNTIECQIHQITSLTKYVYKVLLKPSQEFDFIPGQYLNFVMSNEDKRPFSIASSPNAEFIELQIGAFGEDSWAMQVIDRIKSSTTVTVELPLGNAYLRKDSVRPILLLAGGTGFSYIKSMFEYLSEQKTSRPVMVYWGLRDTSACYELEKTQTIIDQIPHASFIPVVETPDENWTGKVGMVHQVAMKDIVSFEPYDIYLAGRFDMVGAVRGDFVNKGGDAAHMYADAFAFI is encoded by the coding sequence ATGAACACTATTGAATGTCAAATTCATCAAATAACATCGCTAACAAAATACGTATATAAGGTGTTGCTAAAACCCAGCCAAGAATTCGATTTTATTCCTGGCCAATATTTAAATTTTGTTATGAGTAATGAAGATAAACGTCCATTTTCGATCGCCAGTTCACCTAATGCTGAGTTCATCGAGTTACAAATCGGTGCCTTTGGTGAAGACAGCTGGGCGATGCAAGTGATTGATCGTATTAAATCGTCAACTACTGTAACGGTTGAATTGCCTTTAGGAAATGCATATTTGCGCAAAGACAGTGTCCGTCCGATTTTATTGTTAGCTGGAGGAACCGGCTTTTCGTACATCAAATCAATGTTTGAGTACTTGTCTGAACAAAAAACAAGTCGTCCTGTAATGGTTTATTGGGGGCTTCGTGATACAAGCGCATGCTATGAGTTAGAAAAAACTCAAACCATCATTGATCAAATACCTCACGCGAGTTTTATTCCTGTGGTTGAAACGCCAGATGAAAACTGGACGGGTAAAGTTGGTATGGTGCATCAGGTGGCAATGAAAGATATCGTCAGTTTTGAACCTTATGATATCTACCTCGCGGGTCGCTTTGATATGGTCGGTGCCGTCCGTGGTGATTTTGTCAATAAAGGTGGCGATGCTGCGCACATGTATGCTGATGCATTCGCGTTTATTTAA
- the lptM gene encoding LPS translocon maturation chaperone LptM yields MKRKIILLLLVGLPFGLNGCGMPGPLYETPESAPTTDEQDSSVKDD; encoded by the coding sequence ATGAAACGTAAAATTATTTTATTACTGTTAGTTGGGTTACCATTTGGTTTAAACGGTTGTGGTATGCCAGGGCCGTTGTACGAAACACCTGAATCAGCGCCAACTACTGATGAACAAGACTCGAGTGTAAAGGACGATTAG
- a CDS encoding uroporphyrinogen-III C-methyltransferase, whose protein sequence is MTEKKTSTVSEKKNEDSAENLAAKSNNKNVSPEREEQKPLAKKPTSAKVAHRKATQQPVTTVTSSTSKSGILALILSIIAIAGIGGHYYWQTQQHQILIEQLLAQNESQQQSSERQVLDQVSARQSQLAGELTTNITQLLNDSDTKLQSLAQRVEGLSQNQPSDWLMHEAEYLIRIASRSLWLEKDTVAAISLLQDADARLSELNDPSLLPVRQVINQDIEQLKLQPKLATEETILTLMAMAEQIKQLPIAMAHLPGTTEPEQPFTLSENTDDWRENITKSWQRFLDSFITVKRRTANVEALLTPQQQQSLTDNLYLKLQLAQWAASQQKAQIYQKALQDAQHWISEYFDTDHNATMQFTQQLSRLQSAVINLALPAKLQSLQAIRRQINQQNTVPNIAENVKEAVIDSAKPITSNANKDKQDGKPNMAEAAVNAQEQQEEPEKQDNNGAML, encoded by the coding sequence ATGACAGAGAAAAAAACATCAACGGTCAGTGAAAAAAAAAATGAAGATTCAGCAGAAAACCTAGCTGCCAAAAGCAATAATAAAAATGTTTCACCTGAACGTGAAGAACAAAAACCTTTAGCTAAGAAGCCAACCTCAGCTAAAGTGGCTCATCGTAAAGCAACTCAACAACCTGTGACAACCGTGACATCATCTACTTCTAAATCTGGCATTCTCGCACTTATACTCTCTATTATTGCCATTGCTGGCATTGGTGGTCACTATTATTGGCAAACTCAGCAACATCAGATTCTAATTGAACAGCTATTGGCGCAAAACGAATCACAGCAACAATCCAGTGAGCGACAAGTACTCGATCAAGTAAGTGCTAGACAAAGTCAACTGGCGGGCGAGCTAACCACAAACATCACTCAATTGCTTAACGACAGTGATACAAAACTGCAATCACTCGCACAACGAGTTGAGGGTTTGAGCCAAAACCAACCCAGCGACTGGTTGATGCACGAAGCTGAATATCTGATTCGGATCGCCTCACGTAGTTTATGGCTTGAGAAAGACACGGTTGCAGCAATCAGTTTATTACAAGATGCAGATGCTCGACTTAGCGAGCTGAACGATCCGAGCTTGCTTCCGGTTCGTCAGGTTATTAATCAAGACATTGAACAATTGAAACTGCAACCAAAGCTGGCCACAGAAGAAACCATTTTGACCTTGATGGCAATGGCAGAGCAGATTAAACAACTTCCCATCGCAATGGCACACCTGCCAGGCACCACTGAACCTGAGCAACCTTTTACGCTCTCGGAAAACACCGATGATTGGCGAGAAAATATCACTAAATCTTGGCAACGATTTCTTGACAGTTTCATTACCGTGAAACGCCGAACAGCCAATGTTGAAGCATTGTTAACACCACAACAGCAACAGAGCTTAACTGATAACCTCTACCTGAAATTGCAACTAGCGCAGTGGGCAGCCAGTCAGCAAAAAGCACAGATATATCAAAAAGCACTACAAGATGCGCAACATTGGATTAGTGAATATTTTGATACGGATCACAACGCAACAATGCAATTTACTCAGCAGCTTAGTCGATTACAAAGCGCTGTCATCAATTTAGCGTTGCCTGCAAAATTGCAATCATTGCAAGCAATTCGCCGTCAAATCAATCAACAAAACACTGTCCCGAACATAGCGGAAAACGTAAAAGAAGCGGTAATAGACTCGGCCAAGCCAATTACTTCTAACGCAAATAAAGATAAGCAAGATGGCAAGCCCAATATGGCCGAAGCCGCAGTCAATGCTCAAGAGCAACAAGAAGAACCTGAGAAACAAGACAATAACGGAGCAATGCTATGA
- the cyaY gene encoding iron donor protein CyaY: MNDSQYNFTADELILAVEEAIEDCGEDIDYEGVSGLLTLTFKNGTKIIINKQAPLHEIWVATKFNGHHFHFDNEQWIDKRGGDEFWQFLSDAVSKQADASVSLSAE, encoded by the coding sequence ATGAATGACAGCCAGTACAATTTTACCGCAGACGAGTTAATTTTAGCTGTAGAAGAAGCAATTGAAGATTGCGGCGAAGATATTGATTATGAAGGTGTTAGCGGACTATTAACGTTAACCTTTAAAAACGGCACAAAGATTATTATTAATAAGCAAGCACCGTTGCACGAAATTTGGGTTGCCACCAAGTTCAATGGTCATCACTTCCATTTTGATAATGAACAATGGATTGATAAGCGTGGTGGCGATGAGTTTTGGCAATTTTTATCTGATGCAGTTAGCAAACAAGCTGACGCTTCAGTTTCACTATCAGCAGAATAA
- a CDS encoding heme biosynthesis HemY N-terminal domain-containing protein encodes MIKLIVFVLLFFAAVASVPFLIGEKGYILIAMGDITIESSVVTAIIMLTLVFIGLMIVIKIMRGGFKLSLGAWNKIVFASRRRGQRDLNKGIAAFLLGDYQQAEHLLAKSAEPSQQQKIAYLMAASAAQKQDLGTNTDHYLQLVAHQEQELKDVGLENILVQIKILLSREEFNKARELIDEHHRHIGHDARLLALEIDLCLIEKRFEKAIEWLNKARKEKSIDNDKVIQWEKAAFTGHLNLLITATDRDALFSYWQKLPRKLKQNHTVLLAYCQVLAEHKIIEPLEKLILPVVKKGADTSLINGIKALPLSSCDDLIIAVEKHLHKNPEEQHWLSCLGHFAYAGQKLTLAEKAFNTLYQKSTTKLCEQDIKVYAKTLLSLEKHEQAAKLLLNPK; translated from the coding sequence ATGATCAAGCTAATTGTATTCGTACTCCTGTTTTTTGCTGCCGTTGCCTCAGTGCCATTTTTAATTGGTGAAAAAGGTTATATCTTAATTGCCATGGGCGACATCACCATTGAGTCTTCTGTGGTTACCGCCATTATTATGCTGACATTAGTGTTTATTGGTTTAATGATAGTCATAAAGATAATGCGTGGCGGTTTTAAGTTAAGCCTAGGGGCTTGGAATAAAATTGTATTCGCTAGTAGAAGACGAGGGCAGCGCGATCTGAATAAAGGCATTGCTGCATTTTTGCTTGGCGACTATCAACAAGCAGAGCACTTACTCGCGAAAAGTGCCGAGCCTTCACAACAACAAAAAATCGCCTATTTAATGGCAGCCAGTGCTGCACAAAAACAAGATTTAGGTACTAATACCGATCATTATTTACAACTGGTTGCACATCAAGAACAAGAATTAAAAGATGTTGGTCTTGAAAACATTTTAGTGCAAATTAAAATATTGTTAAGCCGTGAGGAATTCAATAAAGCGCGTGAATTAATTGACGAACACCATCGGCATATTGGACATGATGCCCGCTTATTGGCTCTGGAGATTGACCTATGCCTAATCGAAAAGCGTTTTGAAAAAGCGATTGAGTGGCTTAATAAGGCGCGGAAAGAAAAATCCATTGATAATGACAAAGTGATTCAATGGGAAAAAGCAGCATTTACTGGCCACCTTAATCTGTTAATAACGGCAACAGATCGTGATGCTCTATTCAGCTATTGGCAAAAATTGCCCCGTAAACTTAAGCAAAACCACACTGTGCTGCTGGCCTACTGCCAAGTACTCGCTGAACACAAGATTATTGAACCATTAGAAAAATTAATACTGCCTGTAGTGAAAAAAGGCGCAGATACGAGTTTGATCAATGGCATCAAAGCTCTGCCGTTAAGCTCTTGTGATGATTTAATTATTGCAGTAGAAAAGCACCTACACAAAAATCCTGAGGAACAGCATTGGTTAAGCTGCCTTGGACATTTTGCTTACGCAGGCCAAAAACTGACATTGGCAGAGAAAGCTTTTAATACTTTATACCAAAAATCAACAACTAAGCTATGCGAACAAGACATTAAGGTATATGCTAAAACATTGCTTTCATTAGAAAAGCATGAACAAGCAGCGAAGTTACTATTAAACCCAAAATAA